In the genome of uncultured Bacteroides sp., the window AATACCACTTATCACGTTGAAGATGAAATCATTAAGAATTTTCTAATCTGGATGAGAGAATGCTATATTCCTGAAGTAGAAGAAAATGGAATATTGAAGATGCCTCGATTGTGCAGAATACTGAGCCATCAGGAAGAGAATGGTTCGTCTTACTCTCTCCAATGGGAAGTTGAAAGCTCTGCTTTGTTACACCGCTGGCATACGGAACAGGGGATGAAATTGAATGAAGAACTAATTAAAGTTTTTAGTAATAAAGTCGTGGGATTTCCTACGTTAATGGAAGTAATGCTGTGATTCAACCGGTCAAAGAGAAGATTATTCTGGGCATTGATCCCGGTACGACGATCATGGGATATGGTCTGCTTAAAATCATTGGCACTAAACCTGAAATGATGGCTATGGGGGTCATCGATCTCAGAAAGTATGAGAATCACTATTTAAAGTTGAAAACGATTTTTGAACGGGTGATTGGTGTTATAGAAAGCTATCTGCCTGATGAGGTAGCTATTGAGGCCCCGTTTTTTGGAAAGAATGTGCAATCAATGCTGAAGTTGGGGAGGGCACAGGGAGTGGCCATGGCTGCTGCCTTAAGTCGGGATATTCCGATAGTAGAATATGCTCCGTTAAAGATTAAAATGGCTATTACCGGCAACGGGCAGGCATCTAAAGAGCAAGTGGCCGATATGCTTCAGCGTATGTTGCATATTTCAAAAGAAGATATGCCGGCATTTATGGATGCTACGGATGGTTTGGCTGCGGCTTATTGTCATTTTTTGCAAATGGGACGTCCCGTTATGGAAAAGAATTATAACGGATGGAAGGATTTTATCGCAAAAAATCCTGATAAGGTGAAATGAAGGAAGAACGATGTTTTGTGAATAAATAAATTTAAAGGATGAAACTGAATGATATTGTCGTTATCGGA includes:
- a CDS encoding DUF4286 family protein, which encodes NTTYHVEDEIIKNFLIWMRECYIPEVEENGILKMPRLCRILSHQEENGSSYSLQWEVESSALLHRWHTEQGMKLNEELIKVFSNKVVGFPTLMEVML
- the ruvC gene encoding crossover junction endodeoxyribonuclease RuvC; translation: MIQPVKEKIILGIDPGTTIMGYGLLKIIGTKPEMMAMGVIDLRKYENHYLKLKTIFERVIGVIESYLPDEVAIEAPFFGKNVQSMLKLGRAQGVAMAAALSRDIPIVEYAPLKIKMAITGNGQASKEQVADMLQRMLHISKEDMPAFMDATDGLAAAYCHFLQMGRPVMEKNYNGWKDFIAKNPDKVK